A single Fusobacterium hominis DNA region contains:
- a CDS encoding ArnT family glycosyltransferase: MKYNYNFFKRHSYLSIVLLYILLFIPIICTRFQDLRNEIKYLVVTDQFLAEKNLFILRYLNELYPDKPPLYFWILGLSKFISKTYFPMIAIILGSLIPSFIIAIIFYKFIIRLKDKDMAFSSTFSLILLPLFTGLGVFLRMDMLMTMFITLSLYLFFGFYYKWFPINKKYLLLFYTFIFLGLFTKGIAGLALPILIPIIFLLFERKLSFLKEIKLYIGILFVIFLVGLWFFLIYISPSGKEYLMLMVGQETVGRIVKSKAHIKPFYYYITVLPPLVFPYTVAIIWASILKFKTLNKWKTWTPMEKIGFVWTFVPLVMFSAASGKLAVYLLPLMPGVIMLIHSTLTKKDVQYKEIILKTCEILPIIPFVISIIEKKKRDTYSRINRINYSLIIIFFLAFTGMNYYNQNYTVKPFLKKLREHKVYMYNFPDGLNLKYFIPYSTTNTGSIEDLTYNSPKYVMSKLKYHKILEDNNYQIIYKNKSYAIFLKK, translated from the coding sequence ATGAAATATAATTATAATTTTTTTAAAAGACACAGTTACCTATCTATTGTTCTTTTGTATATATTACTTTTTATTCCAATTATTTGCACAAGATTTCAAGATTTAAGAAACGAAATTAAATACTTAGTGGTTACAGATCAGTTTCTAGCTGAGAAAAATCTATTTATTCTTAGATATTTAAATGAACTATATCCTGATAAACCACCTCTTTACTTTTGGATACTGGGTCTTTCAAAATTTATATCAAAAACTTATTTCCCAATGATTGCTATAATTTTAGGATCACTAATTCCATCATTTATTATAGCTATAATTTTTTACAAATTTATTATAAGACTAAAAGATAAAGATATGGCATTTTCATCAACTTTTTCCTTAATTTTGCTTCCATTATTTACAGGATTAGGGGTATTTTTAAGAATGGATATGTTAATGACTATGTTTATTACCCTATCTCTATATTTATTCTTTGGATTTTATTATAAGTGGTTTCCTATTAATAAGAAATATTTATTATTATTTTACACATTTATATTTTTAGGATTATTTACAAAAGGAATAGCAGGATTAGCACTCCCTATTTTAATTCCTATTATATTTTTATTATTTGAAAGAAAATTATCTTTCTTAAAAGAAATTAAGCTATACATAGGAATTTTATTTGTTATTTTCTTAGTAGGACTTTGGTTTTTCCTAATTTATATTTCTCCTAGCGGAAAAGAATATTTAATGCTAATGGTTGGACAAGAAACAGTTGGAAGAATTGTAAAATCAAAAGCACATATAAAACCCTTTTACTACTATATAACAGTATTACCACCACTTGTTTTTCCTTATACTGTAGCTATTATCTGGGCAAGTATATTAAAATTTAAGACTTTAAATAAATGGAAAACGTGGACTCCAATGGAGAAAATAGGTTTTGTTTGGACTTTTGTTCCTCTAGTTATGTTTTCTGCAGCAAGTGGAAAATTAGCTGTATATCTTCTTCCTTTAATGCCAGGAGTTATTATGCTAATTCACTCTACACTAACAAAAAAAGATGTACAATATAAAGAAATTATACTTAAGACATGTGAGATACTTCCTATTATTCCATTTGTTATCTCAATTATAGAAAAGAAAAAAAGGGATACCTACTCTAGAATAAATAGAATAAACTACTCACTTATAATTATCTTTTTTCTAGCATTTACTGGTATGAATTATTATAATCAAAATTATACTGTAAAACCATTTTTAAAGAAATTAAGAGAGCATAAAGTGTATATGTATAATTTTCCTGATGGACTTAACCTTAAATATTTTATACCATATTCAACAACAAATACTGGCTCTATTGAAGATTTAACTTATAATAGTCCAAAATATGTAATGTCTAAATTAAAGTATCATAAAATATTAGAAGATAATAATTATCAAATTATCTATAAAAATAAAAGTTATGCTATTTTTCTAAAAAAATAA
- a CDS encoding MATE family efflux transporter: MMKMENKSNFATGSIYKHILALAVPMTIAQMVQVLYNIVDRIYIGHLPGASSLALTGLGLTFPIITIIMSVTNLFGMGGAPLCSIARGQEDVDRAEKVMGNTLTMLIVSSFILMFLAYTFLRPVLFLFGASDASYPYAMEYLKIYLIGTPFIVIGSGMNGFINAQGFGNVGMITILAGALVNIILDPIFIFLFNMGISGAAIATVISQFISVAWVMSFLLGRKTLLRISQNTMKVNFQILKEIMGLGMASCLMTATNGVVQVSCNTMLKDFGGDIYVGLMTVVNSVRDVAMLPIHGVTAAAQPVLGYNFGAKEYQRIKKGIIFVTIITTVYMFLSWIGVLLFPKPLIRIFNSDPDLIAKGVSAIHLYFFGFFMMAFQISGQAVFVGLGQSKQAIFFTLFRKVFVVVPLTLILPRLWNLGVDGVFIAEPVSNFLGGIACYTTMIFTMKKLLSEDDKKQLN, translated from the coding sequence ATGATGAAGATGGAAAACAAGAGTAACTTTGCAACGGGAAGTATATATAAACATATACTAGCTTTAGCTGTACCTATGACAATAGCCCAAATGGTACAGGTATTATATAATATTGTAGATAGAATATATATAGGACACCTTCCTGGGGCATCATCTCTTGCTCTTACAGGACTAGGATTAACTTTTCCAATTATTACAATAATTATGTCAGTAACAAATTTATTTGGAATGGGTGGAGCTCCGTTATGCTCTATAGCAAGAGGGCAAGAAGATGTAGATAGAGCTGAAAAAGTAATGGGAAATACTCTTACAATGCTTATTGTTTCAAGTTTTATTCTTATGTTTTTAGCTTATACCTTTCTAAGGCCTGTATTATTTTTATTTGGAGCAAGTGATGCTAGTTATCCATATGCAATGGAATATTTGAAAATTTATTTAATAGGAACGCCATTTATAGTTATTGGATCGGGAATGAATGGATTTATAAATGCTCAAGGATTTGGTAATGTTGGAATGATTACTATATTAGCTGGAGCATTGGTAAATATTATTTTAGATCCAATATTTATTTTTCTTTTTAATATGGGAATATCAGGAGCAGCAATAGCAACTGTTATATCTCAATTTATATCTGTAGCTTGGGTTATGAGCTTTTTACTTGGTAGAAAAACACTTTTGAGAATAAGTCAAAATACAATGAAGGTAAATTTTCAAATATTAAAAGAGATAATGGGCTTAGGAATGGCAAGTTGCCTTATGACAGCTACAAATGGAGTAGTACAAGTCTCTTGTAATACTATGTTAAAAGACTTTGGTGGAGATATATATGTTGGACTTATGACTGTCGTTAATTCAGTAAGAGATGTGGCTATGTTGCCAATACACGGTGTAACAGCAGCAGCTCAACCAGTATTAGGATATAATTTTGGTGCAAAGGAATATCAAAGAATAAAAAAGGGAATAATATTTGTAACTATAATTACAACTGTGTATATGTTTTTAAGTTGGATAGGAGTACTACTATTTCCTAAACCATTAATTAGAATATTTAATTCAGATCCTGACCTTATAGCTAAAGGTGTATCAGCTATTCATCTATATTTCTTTGGATTTTTTATGATGGCTTTTCAAATTTCAGGACAAGCAGTATTTGTTGGACTTGGTCAATCTAAACAAGCAATATTTTTTACACTTTTTAGAAAGGTATTTGTTGTAGTTCCTCTTACTTTAATTTTACCAAGACTTTGGAATTTAGGGGTAGATGGAGTATTTATTGCTGAGCCAGTATCAAACTTTTTAGGTGGAATAGCTTGTTATACAACTATGATATTTACTATGAAAAAATTACTATCAGAAGATGATAAAAAGCAGCTAAATTAA
- a CDS encoding UDP-glucose dehydrogenase family protein has product MKISVIGTGYVGLVQGVIMAEFGANVICMDINKERIQQLNNGIIPIFEPGLQELLIKNQKAKRITFTTDVEEAIVNSDVIFIAVGTPPAQDGSADLQYVLQVADNIGKYIDNYKVIVNKSTVPVGTGKLVKKHIQDKINERKVNIEFDIVSNPEFLREGKAVSDCLHPDRIVLGYENEKARDIMKKVYDVLYINATPFIFTNIETAEMIKYASNAFLAVKISFINEIALLSEKVGANTQEIARAMGMDGRISPKFLHCGPGYGGSCFPKDTKAIVDIGKKYGEDMLVINAAIKANEKQKQKVVEKIITKMNGVKGKTLGFLGLSFKPETDDMRDAPSIDIIKGLVEAGAKIHAYCPEGMKEARWRLADIEKNIIYCADEYSIANDADGIVLITEWNQFRGMNLRKIRERMKDNYYFDLRNVHVKDSNVRDIFKYFPIGQN; this is encoded by the coding sequence ATGAAAATAAGTGTTATTGGAACAGGGTACGTTGGATTAGTTCAAGGTGTAATTATGGCTGAATTTGGAGCTAACGTAATCTGTATGGACATCAATAAAGAAAGAATACAACAATTAAATAACGGAATTATACCTATATTTGAGCCTGGACTTCAAGAACTTTTAATTAAAAATCAAAAGGCAAAAAGAATTACTTTTACTACCGATGTAGAAGAAGCAATTGTAAATTCAGATGTAATCTTTATAGCTGTAGGTACACCACCTGCTCAAGATGGATCTGCTGATTTACAATATGTCTTGCAAGTTGCAGATAATATTGGAAAATATATAGATAACTATAAAGTAATTGTCAATAAATCAACTGTCCCTGTTGGAACAGGAAAACTTGTAAAAAAACATATTCAAGATAAAATAAATGAAAGAAAAGTAAATATAGAATTTGATATTGTATCAAATCCAGAATTTTTAAGAGAAGGAAAAGCTGTATCTGACTGTCTTCATCCTGATAGAATAGTATTAGGTTATGAAAATGAAAAGGCAAGAGATATTATGAAAAAAGTATATGATGTTTTATATATCAATGCTACTCCTTTTATATTCACTAATATAGAAACTGCTGAAATGATAAAATATGCATCTAATGCTTTTTTAGCTGTAAAAATATCTTTTATAAATGAAATAGCACTACTATCTGAAAAAGTAGGAGCAAATACACAAGAAATTGCTAGAGCAATGGGTATGGACGGTCGTATATCACCTAAATTTTTACATTGTGGTCCTGGATATGGTGGTTCTTGTTTTCCAAAAGATACTAAGGCTATTGTTGATATTGGTAAAAAATATGGTGAGGATATGCTAGTTATTAATGCTGCTATTAAAGCCAATGAAAAACAAAAGCAAAAAGTTGTAGAAAAGATAATTACAAAAATGAATGGAGTTAAGGGAAAAACTTTAGGATTTTTAGGACTATCTTTTAAACCAGAAACAGATGATATGCGTGATGCACCTAGCATTGATATAATAAAAGGGCTTGTAGAAGCTGGAGCTAAAATACATGCTTATTGTCCTGAAGGAATGAAAGAAGCAAGATGGAGATTAGCAGATATCGAAAAAAATATTATCTATTGTGCTGATGAATACTCTATTGCTAATGATGCAGATGGTATAGTGCTAATAACAGAATGGAATCAATTTAGAGGAATGAATTTAAGAAAAATACGTGAGAGAATGAAGGATAACTATTATTTTGATCTTAGAAATGTACATGTAAAAGACAGTAATGTAAGAGATATTTTTAAATATTTCCCAATAGGACAAAACTAG
- the atpG gene encoding ATP synthase F1 subunit gamma, protein MAGAKEIKTRIKSIQSTHQITKAMEIVSTTKFRKFSSLVMKSRPFADSINTILSNIAAGIKAERHPLFDGREEVKKIGVIVMTSDTGLCGSFNHATLKELEKIRKQNSGKEVSVIAIGRKARDYCKKRDYDMKASYIQLVPETMGEKAQEISENIIEYYYENIFDEVYIIFNKFISALRSDLLVKRLIPIERVEAKENTPYIFEPDAETILSALLPKYLNVEIYQALLNNAASEHSARKNSMKNATDNAEDMLKMLNLKYNRERQAAITQEITEIVGGAAALN, encoded by the coding sequence ATGGCTGGAGCTAAAGAGATTAAAACAAGAATAAAGAGTATTCAGTCTACTCACCAAATTACTAAAGCCATGGAAATAGTTTCCACTACAAAATTCAGAAAATTTTCAAGTCTGGTAATGAAATCAAGACCATTTGCAGATAGTATTAATACAATATTATCAAATATTGCAGCTGGGATTAAAGCAGAAAGACACCCACTTTTTGATGGAAGAGAAGAAGTTAAAAAGATTGGTGTTATAGTTATGACTTCTGATACAGGACTGTGCGGAAGTTTTAACCATGCAACACTTAAAGAATTGGAAAAAATCAGAAAACAAAACAGTGGAAAAGAGGTTTCGGTAATTGCTATAGGAAGAAAAGCAAGAGATTATTGTAAAAAAAGAGATTACGATATGAAGGCAAGTTATATTCAATTAGTTCCTGAAACAATGGGAGAAAAAGCTCAAGAAATAAGTGAAAACATAATAGAATACTATTATGAAAATATTTTCGATGAGGTTTATATAATATTTAACAAATTCATATCTGCTCTAAGAAGTGATTTACTTGTAAAAAGACTTATTCCAATAGAAAGAGTAGAGGCCAAGGAAAATACTCCATATATTTTTGAACCAGATGCAGAAACCATATTATCTGCACTTCTTCCAAAATATTTAAATGTTGAGATATACCAAGCATTACTTAACAACGCAGCAAGTGAGCATTCTGCTAGAAAGAACTCTATGAAAAATGCAACAGATAACGCTGAAGATATGTTGAAGATGCTAAACTTGAAGTATAATAGAGAAAGACAGGCTGCAATTACACAGGAGATTACAGAAATCGTCGGTGGAGCCGCAGCATTAAATTAA
- the pdxT gene encoding pyridoxal 5'-phosphate synthase glutaminase subunit PdxT has protein sequence MKVGILALQGAFIEHGKKMEELGIPYKYVKLPEDLEDIDGIILPGGESTAMGKLLREFNMLDLLRKRIEDGLPVFGTCSGMILLAKKLYNDLTVHLGVMDIEVKRNAYGRQLGSFNCRGHFKGIDNLVEMVFIRAPYVTSIREDVDILSKVDGNIVAVRQNNMLAISFHPELTDDLSVHKYFIKMIEELS, from the coding sequence ATGAAAGTAGGAATACTAGCTTTACAAGGAGCTTTTATTGAACATGGTAAAAAAATGGAAGAGTTAGGGATACCATATAAATATGTAAAATTACCAGAAGATTTAGAAGATATAGATGGAATAATCTTACCTGGTGGAGAAAGCACAGCTATGGGGAAACTTCTAAGAGAATTTAATATGTTAGATCTTTTAAGAAAAAGGATAGAAGATGGATTACCAGTATTTGGAACTTGTTCTGGTATGATTTTACTAGCTAAAAAATTATATAATGATTTGACAGTTCATTTAGGTGTTATGGATATAGAGGTTAAAAGAAATGCTTATGGAAGACAGTTGGGAAGTTTTAACTGTAGAGGTCATTTTAAAGGAATTGATAATTTAGTAGAGATGGTATTTATAAGGGCTCCATATGTTACAAGTATTAGAGAAGATGTAGATATATTATCAAAAGTAGATGGAAATATAGTAGCTGTTAGACAAAATAATATGTTAGCTATATCTTTTCATCCAGAGCTTACAGATGATCTATCAGTACATAAATATTTTATTAAGATGATAGAAGAATTAAGTTAA
- a CDS encoding GDP-mannose 4,6-dehydratase: MNIIVTGGAGFIGSHLVEELLKEGHKVLVIDNFDDFYSYKIKIKNVLESTGNIDKMSLVNKLINSGMDKENILSQLPSMITHPKYKLFYCDIRDNIKIDSIFKEEKPDLIVNLAGLAGVRPSLLDPVAYEDVNIKGYLNLLENCKKYNVTKFIQASSSSVYGNSDHVPFKETDNVDFPISPYAATKKAGELLGHVYHSLYNIDMFQLRFFTVYGERQRPDLAIYKFTTQIKEGKEITMYGDGNTYRDYTYVKDIVQGIVKSIDYICHHTNVFEVLNIGNSDTVSLKKMIEVIKNTLNMSANIKVLPKQPGDVDRTYADITKAHKLIGYKPTTTFEEGIKKFIIWYNKE, encoded by the coding sequence ATGAATATAATTGTAACTGGAGGAGCTGGATTTATAGGATCACATCTTGTAGAAGAACTTTTAAAAGAAGGGCACAAGGTATTAGTTATTGATAATTTTGATGATTTCTATTCATACAAAATTAAGATTAAAAATGTGTTAGAAAGTACTGGAAATATTGATAAGATGTCTCTTGTCAATAAACTTATAAACAGTGGTATGGATAAAGAAAATATTTTAAGTCAACTTCCATCTATGATTACACATCCAAAATACAAACTATTTTATTGTGATATCAGAGATAATATAAAAATTGACTCTATATTCAAAGAAGAAAAACCAGACCTAATAGTAAATTTAGCAGGACTTGCTGGTGTAAGACCATCATTACTTGATCCTGTTGCTTATGAAGATGTAAATATTAAAGGATACTTAAATCTTTTAGAAAACTGTAAAAAATATAATGTAACTAAATTTATCCAAGCATCATCTTCATCTGTATATGGAAATTCAGATCATGTTCCTTTTAAAGAAACTGATAATGTTGATTTTCCTATTTCTCCATATGCAGCAACTAAAAAAGCTGGAGAATTATTAGGACACGTTTACCACAGTCTATATAATATTGACATGTTTCAACTTAGATTTTTTACTGTATATGGTGAAAGACAGCGTCCAGATTTAGCAATATATAAATTTACTACCCAAATAAAAGAGGGTAAAGAGATAACAATGTATGGAGATGGTAATACATATAGAGACTATACATATGTTAAAGATATTGTTCAAGGAATAGTCAAATCTATAGATTATATTTGTCATCATACAAATGTATTTGAAGTGTTAAATATTGGAAATTCAGATACTGTTTCTCTTAAAAAAATGATTGAAGTTATAAAAAATACTCTAAATATGAGTGCTAATATTAAAGTATTACCAAAACAACCTGGTGATGTTGATAGAACTTATGCTGATATAACTAAAGCACATAAATTAATTGGTTATAAACCTACTACAACTTTTGAAGAAGGTATTAAAAAATTCATAATTTGGTACAACAAGGAGTAA
- the atpD gene encoding F0F1 ATP synthase subunit beta, which produces MENKGTITQIISAVVDVAFKDKLPNIYNALKVKVGDKELVLEVQQHLGNDVIRAVAMDSTDGLQRGMEVIDTGAPIKVPVGKAVLGRILNVLGQPVDDCGPIETDEYLPIHRDAPSFEEQETETEIFETGIKVIDLLAPYIKGGKIGLFGGAGVGKTVLIMELINNIAKGHGGLSVFAGVGERTREGRDLYDEMTESGVLSKTSLVYGQMNEPPGARLRVGLTGLTVAENFRDKEGQDVLLFIDNIFRFTQAGSEVSALLGRMPSAVGYQPNLATEMGALQERITSTKSGSITSVQAVYVPADDLTDPAPATTFSHLDATTVLSRQIASLGIYPAVDPLDSTSKALSADIVGTEHYNVAREVQEVLQRYKELQDIIAILGMDELSDEDKLTVSRARKIQRFFSQPFAVAEQFTGMEGKYVPVKETIRGFKEILEGKHDDIPEQAFLYVGTIEEAVAKARDLMKGDE; this is translated from the coding sequence GTGGAAAACAAAGGAACTATAACTCAGATTATCAGTGCCGTTGTAGACGTTGCGTTTAAAGATAAATTGCCTAACATATACAATGCCTTAAAAGTTAAGGTTGGAGATAAGGAACTTGTACTAGAAGTACAACAACACTTAGGTAATGATGTAATAAGAGCAGTAGCTATGGACTCTACTGACGGTCTACAAAGAGGTATGGAAGTAATAGATACTGGAGCTCCTATAAAAGTTCCAGTAGGTAAAGCTGTATTAGGTAGAATATTAAATGTTTTAGGACAACCAGTTGATGACTGTGGACCTATTGAAACTGATGAATATCTTCCAATACACAGAGATGCTCCAAGTTTTGAGGAGCAAGAAACTGAAACTGAGATATTCGAAACAGGAATCAAAGTAATTGACCTTTTAGCACCATATATTAAAGGTGGTAAAATAGGACTATTCGGAGGAGCTGGAGTAGGAAAGACAGTTCTTATTATGGAACTTATCAATAACATTGCTAAGGGACATGGAGGACTTTCAGTATTCGCAGGAGTAGGAGAAAGAACAAGAGAAGGAAGAGACCTTTATGATGAAATGACAGAATCAGGAGTTCTATCAAAAACATCACTAGTGTACGGACAAATGAATGAGCCGCCTGGAGCAAGACTAAGAGTAGGACTTACTGGACTTACTGTTGCAGAAAACTTCAGAGATAAAGAAGGACAAGACGTTCTACTATTCATAGATAACATATTCAGATTTACACAAGCTGGATCTGAAGTATCAGCACTACTTGGAAGAATGCCATCAGCAGTTGGATACCAACCAAACCTTGCTACTGAAATGGGAGCACTTCAAGAAAGAATTACATCTACAAAATCTGGATCAATTACATCAGTTCAAGCTGTATACGTACCAGCCGATGACTTAACTGACCCAGCACCAGCTACAACATTCTCACACTTGGATGCTACTACAGTATTATCAAGACAAATTGCATCTCTAGGAATATATCCAGCAGTTGACCCATTAGATTCTACATCTAAAGCCCTATCTGCTGATATAGTTGGAACTGAGCACTACAATGTTGCAAGAGAAGTACAAGAAGTTCTTCAAAGATATAAAGAACTTCAAGATATCATTGCTATCCTAGGTATGGATGAATTATCTGATGAAGATAAACTTACTGTATCAAGAGCAAGAAAAATTCAAAGATTCTTCTCTCAACCATTTGCAGTTGCTGAGCAATTTACAGGAATGGAAGGAAAATACGTACCTGTAAAAGAAACAATCAGAGGATTCAAAGAAATTCTTGAAGGTAAACATGACGATATCCCTGAACAAGCTTTCCTATATGTAGGAACAATAGAGGAGGCAGTAGCAAAGGCGAGAGACCTTATGAAAGGGGATGAATAG
- the pdxS gene encoding pyridoxal 5'-phosphate synthase lyase subunit PdxS, which yields MSRYELNKNLAQMLKGGVIMDVTTPEEAVIAEKAGACAVMALEKVPADIRKSGGVARMSDPKMIKEIQKAVSIPVMAKVRIGHFVEAQILEHLEIDYIDESEVLTPADDRFHIDKTKFEVPFVCGAKNLGEALRRIQEGASMIRTKGEPGTGDIIEAVKHMRRMNEEIRRVASVDESELFNIAKELQVPYELLKYVHENKKLPVVNFAAGGVATPADAALMMQLGCDGVFVGSGIFKSGDPAKRAAAIVKAVTNFNNPKVLAEVSEDLGEAMVGINVYSLTEDEKMSDRGY from the coding sequence ATGTCAAGATATGAATTAAATAAAAATTTGGCTCAAATGTTAAAAGGAGGAGTAATAATGGATGTTACTACTCCAGAGGAAGCAGTGATAGCAGAAAAAGCAGGAGCATGTGCTGTTATGGCTTTAGAAAAAGTACCTGCAGATATAAGAAAATCAGGTGGAGTAGCTAGAATGTCTGATCCTAAGATGATAAAAGAGATTCAAAAAGCTGTATCTATTCCTGTAATGGCAAAAGTTAGAATTGGACATTTTGTAGAAGCACAAATTTTAGAACATTTAGAAATAGATTATATAGATGAAAGTGAAGTTTTAACACCTGCTGATGATAGATTTCATATAGATAAAACAAAATTTGAGGTTCCATTTGTTTGTGGGGCTAAAAATTTAGGAGAAGCTTTAAGAAGAATTCAAGAGGGAGCTTCTATGATAAGAACAAAAGGTGAGCCTGGAACAGGAGATATAATTGAAGCAGTAAAACATATGCGTAGAATGAATGAAGAAATAAGAAGAGTTGCTTCAGTTGATGAAAGTGAGTTATTTAATATAGCAAAAGAACTTCAAGTACCTTACGAACTTTTAAAATATGTACATGAAAATAAAAAATTACCTGTTGTAAATTTTGCTGCTGGTGGAGTAGCTACACCTGCAGATGCAGCCCTTATGATGCAACTTGGTTGTGATGGAGTATTTGTTGGATCTGGAATATTTAAATCAGGAGATCCTGCTAAAAGAGCAGCAGCTATAGTAAAAGCTGTAACAAACTTCAATAATCCTAAAGTTTTAGCTGAAGTATCAGAAGATTTAGGAGAAGCAATGGTTGGAATAAATGTATATAGCTTGACAGAAGATGAAAAAATGTCAGATAGAGGGTATTAA
- the atpC gene encoding ATP synthase F1 subunit epsilon yields MATFKIKVVTYEEMILEQEADYVLVRTTEGDMGILPNHAPFIAGLSTGEMAIRLGDKEEKYFVSEGLVEISNNVVTIIASEAIPADQLDVEREKKEVERLKAKLAKLQEDKDILLTQKNLRQALIRVQVAEKML; encoded by the coding sequence ATGGCTACATTTAAAATAAAAGTTGTTACTTACGAAGAAATGATTCTTGAACAAGAAGCAGACTACGTATTAGTAAGAACTACAGAAGGAGATATGGGAATACTTCCAAATCATGCTCCTTTTATAGCTGGTCTTAGTACTGGCGAAATGGCAATAAGACTAGGAGATAAAGAAGAAAAATACTTCGTGTCTGAAGGTCTTGTAGAAATTTCAAACAATGTTGTAACTATTATCGCATCTGAAGCTATCCCAGCTGATCAATTAGATGTTGAAAGAGAGAAAAAAGAAGTTGAAAGATTGAAGGCAAAACTTGCAAAACTTCAAGAAGATAAAGATATTCTTTTAACTCAAAAGAATCTGAGACAAGCTTTGATAAGAGTACAAGTTGCAGAAAAAATGCTATAA
- a CDS encoding PLP-dependent aminotransferase family protein, with amino-acid sequence MKNFISTEGDTLYLKLYNYIREKIEKGELKNRLPAIRTTAKKLSISISTVVKAYELLEKNNYVESKKGSGFYITYHKKHTFYPEDYMQNEDFKFGYFDNQCEIDFSSASPKTDLFPIENLKNAIIDILDSEGEKALLYENPQGNVKFRNSIKKQARKTGIKTSIKNIQIISGAQQGINIISRILIQKGDIIVTEEPTYKGAVESFKENDGKVYSVELNEDGLDIDKLEQFLKHNSIKLLYIIPIFQNPTGISLSEEKAKRLINLANIHNFFILEDDSSSDLYFHKKVNPIKSYDIYDKVIYIKSYSKIFMPGFRLGFMILPDCITDSVVRAKYSSDISTSGLNQRIFHYLIENKIWNNYLDNLRDEFFRKQTYMYEKLKEIPTINFKKPLGGLSFWISLPMDITGEAVYFKLLKEGVSIAPGIVFSPNFTSYIRVSFAQCSYEDINIGIEKLKIAVSELITLQKM; translated from the coding sequence ATGAAAAATTTTATTTCAACTGAAGGAGATACACTGTATCTTAAACTTTATAACTATATTCGAGAAAAAATTGAAAAAGGTGAGTTAAAAAATAGGCTTCCAGCTATTAGAACTACTGCTAAAAAATTATCTATCAGCATATCAACTGTTGTAAAAGCCTATGAGTTACTTGAAAAAAATAATTATGTAGAATCAAAAAAAGGAAGTGGATTTTATATTACTTACCATAAAAAACATACTTTTTACCCTGAAGATTATATGCAAAATGAAGATTTCAAATTTGGATATTTTGACAATCAATGCGAAATAGATTTTTCTTCTGCTTCTCCTAAAACAGATCTATTTCCTATAGAAAATTTAAAAAATGCCATTATTGATATTTTAGACTCAGAAGGGGAAAAAGCACTTCTTTATGAAAATCCACAAGGTAATGTAAAATTTAGAAATTCCATTAAAAAACAAGCTAGAAAAACAGGTATTAAAACATCGATTAAAAATATTCAAATTATTTCTGGAGCACAACAAGGAATCAATATCATAAGTAGAATTTTAATTCAAAAGGGAGATATTATAGTTACAGAAGAGCCAACCTATAAGGGAGCAGTAGAAAGTTTTAAAGAAAATGATGGAAAAGTTTATTCTGTTGAATTAAATGAAGATGGATTAGATATAGATAAATTAGAGCAGTTTTTAAAACACAACAGCATAAAACTACTCTATATTATTCCTATTTTTCAAAATCCAACTGGTATATCACTAAGTGAAGAAAAGGCAAAACGACTTATTAATCTTGCCAATATTCATAATTTTTTTATCCTAGAAGATGATAGTAGTTCTGACTTATACTTTCACAAAAAAGTCAATCCAATTAAAAGTTATGATATATATGATAAAGTTATATATATTAAAAGTTACTCTAAAATCTTTATGCCAGGTTTTAGACTTGGATTTATGATTCTACCTGACTGTATTACAGATTCAGTAGTAAGAGCAAAATATTCTTCTGATATTTCTACTTCTGGATTAAATCAAAGAATATTTCATTATCTTATAGAAAATAAAATATGGAATAATTATCTCGATAATCTAAGAGATGAATTTTTTAGAAAACAGACTTATATGTATGAAAAATTAAAAGAAATTCCAACTATTAATTTTAAAAAACCACTAGGAGGATTATCATTTTGGATTTCTCTTCCTATGGATATAACTGGAGAAGCAGTCTATTTTAAACTTTTAAAAGAAGGGGTAAGTATTGCTCCTGGTATTGTATTTTCTCCAAACTTCACATCATATATAAGGGTTAGCTTTGCTCAATGTTCATATGAAGATATTAATATAGGTATAGAAAAGTTAAAAATAGCTGTATCAGAACTCATAACTTTACAAAAAATGTAA